The region AAAAACACCCGCAAACTCACGTGTCAAGCCCCCAAGCCTGCAAAAAACATCGTAACCATAACAATCAAAACCACTTACCCGCCAAAAGTAAATGGCGTATTCACCCTGCTCAAACGCGTACAATTAAAGCAGAAGAAAAGAGGATAAGAAACAAAGCCCAAGGCCTTGTCTCTTATCCTCTTTTTTTGTCCTTACCCTGGTCCCGCCCTGTCCTCAACCCGATAACCGAAGTCCAGACCTAACCCTTTTCCTTTGAAGACTTTGAGCCAAAACAGGGGGGGGGTACTACTTCACCGCCATCCCCATAGCCGAGAAATCCTTCCCCACCGGATCATTCGGCAGAGCCTTTAACCCCTTCACCACAGCCTCCGCATTGATCTGCGCCCCCGCCAGGGTCGTATGCGTATGCGGATCGCCGAACAGTGGTTCTACCGCAGCCTCACCCATCGCGTCATACCGGTCCGCAATGATCGAGTTGAGGTCGATGAACCCCACATGCTTCGCCTCAGCCACATGCTTGGCCCAGCCGCCATAGCTGTCGCCGCCGCTCCGCACAATCTTGCCGTCCTTCCACGTCTTCCGCGGAATCAGCGAGCAGACGATCGGCGTCGCACCCTTGGCCAGAGTCTCAGTCACATACTCGGCCATGTACCACCCGTACGTATGCACCGTCTCATGCCGCTTCAGGATCGGATTCTCGATCTCCTTGCTCTCGTCGCCGACGCCGTTGATCGTCCCCCGCGCCCGGGCCGTATCGTCCAGCGGCCCGCTGTCGTTATGCCCGAACTGAAACAGCACCACATCTCCAGGCTTCATCATGGCCAGCACATCCGCCCAGTGCCCCTCCGTGATGTAAGTCCGGCTGGACCGCCCGCCAATGGCCCGGTTTACCACATTGATCTTCGTCAGGTCGAAGTACGCCACCAGCGGCTCACCCCAGCCCATCTGGTTGTTCGCCCCGTCGCCCTTACCGTTCCGCACCGTGGAATCCCCCACCAGGAACAGCGTAGGCAGCCCCGGGTTCTTCGGCACCGGCAGATTCAGCCTCGCGTTCAGCGTAGGGTCCGTCGTAAACGGAGCCACCGGGTCCCCCGGCTTCTCGCCCGGAGCCTGCGCCAAACCTGCCGTAACGAAAACAGAAAGGAAGAGGAGAGCGAGAATGCCGGAACGTAGGCGCATGTTATTTGTGAGTACGCTGCAAAGGCTTGTGAAGACTCATCCGCTTGAGCTCACTCCCCGCCAGCAGGTAAGCGCCGACGCCATAGTTATAGCTCGCCGTGGGCAGGTAGAACGCAGGCTCCGCGCCTGTCTGCTGGATGCACCCCAGCCGCCCGTCCGCATACACATGCTGCAAAATACCCTTCCACGCCCGCTCGATCACCGGTCGATAAACCTTCGCATCCAGCACGCCTTCATTCACGCCCCAGGCCATGCTGTAAACAAACAAAGCCGACCCCGAGATCTCCGGCAGAGGATAGTGTTCCGGGTCCAGCATCCCGG is a window of Granulicella tundricola MP5ACTX9 DNA encoding:
- a CDS encoding rhamnogalacturonan acetylesterase, which translates into the protein MRLRSGILALLFLSVFVTAGLAQAPGEKPGDPVAPFTTDPTLNARLNLPVPKNPGLPTLFLVGDSTVRNGKGDGANNQMGWGEPLVAYFDLTKINVVNRAIGGRSSRTYITEGHWADVLAMMKPGDVVLFQFGHNDSGPLDDTARARGTINGVGDESKEIENPILKRHETVHTYGWYMAEYVTETLAKGATPIVCSLIPRKTWKDGKIVRSGGDSYGGWAKHVAEAKHVGFIDLNSIIADRYDAMGEAAVEPLFGDPHTHTTLAGAQINAEAVVKGLKALPNDPVGKDFSAMGMAVK